A genomic segment from Spinacia oleracea cultivar Varoflay chromosome 3, BTI_SOV_V1, whole genome shotgun sequence encodes:
- the LOC110783441 gene encoding uncharacterized protein: MADTKFHPALAVSNIKNHIPIILEMETDHYSAWAELSKLHTRSHRVLSHILPTGKEPVPSTDDEIELWSTLDAVVLQWIYATISTDLLHTIIEEDISAKEVWDRLRNIFQDNKNSRVVALEHDFSHVKMRDFPNASAYCQRLKTLADQLKSVGAPVTDNRLVLQLVAGLTEAYKYVGTQIRQSKTFAPLS, translated from the coding sequence ATGGCTGACACCAAATTTCATCCTGCTTTGGCTGTCTCCAATATCAAGAATCACATTCCCATTATTCTTGAGATGGAAACGGATCATTATTCGGCCTGGGCCGAGCTATCCAAGTTGCACACCCGCTCTCACCGTGTTCTTTCTCACATACTACCTACGGGAAAGGAACCGGTACCTTCGACGGACGATGAAATCGAACTATGGTCCACCTTGGATGCCGTCGTGCTTCAATGGATTTATGCCACCATATCCACTGACCTCTTGCATACGATCATCGAGGAAGACATATCGGCGAAGGAAGTATGGGATCGTTTGCGGAATATTTTCCAGGATAACAAAAACTCCCGTGTGGTGGCTCTTGAGCACGATTTCTCTCACGTGAAAATGAGGGATTTCCCGAACGCCTCTGCATATTGCCAGCGTTTGAAAACCTTGGCTGACCAACTGAAAAGTGTCGGCGCTCCGGTGACTGATAACCGGCTGGTCCTCCAATTGGTGGCGGGCCTCACCGAGGCATACAAGTATGTGGGCACCCAGATACGGCAGAGCAAAACCTTTGCCCCCCTTTCCTGA